A window of Oncorhynchus tshawytscha isolate Ot180627B linkage group LG10, Otsh_v2.0, whole genome shotgun sequence contains these coding sequences:
- the LOC112259892 gene encoding shootin-1 isoform X1, protein MWTQGEDTNAAASGGESSCSSEDEGDIQCEILEKQRDEANQKLSEMEEVSSQLLKEMEVLEMQFQIERSCRESAEALAVKVTKDNKVLKRKSQALLPFIPELPENLEADLGVDPDPDGDSGEDAVLQGQAQIRELQASVDQLLGEKLRLCEQVEALRAEQNQLKEQLALEIDEREAILKKVSKQNKTMNKMKRVSQLVTEEFTEISQKLELEEGLRQHAEVFAHQVLVKQKQTQRQSMVLQQSSETSMQLQQALEQVAHINSTLQDIQLYYRNQVKQTQCALEESSVLSELQIVRGQLESSEKERRAMETHLREAQITAAHLQGEVKHLQDRLKDQVSKADQPVEDNSTTAAPPPPPPPPPPPPPSPSSPPLPPTPSSTVVDQLVVLRNKRKESVNNTDKNKPDPSVDMKTRAVDEMMERIKKGIVLRPTLRPQPGSEDDSAWRDHRSEKRKSAVLDLKGMLDTMNRPGHRRAGSRKRISRNVGEAELHLVLLRRRRAMGDGQDTPGPSPTPSPAPPTTKIQGPQPGGPAAGALLCAGERGSTPVLRRLQQNREKRNSRIRSSELIICQEEI, encoded by the exons ATGTGGACCCAAGGGGAAGACACCAACGCTGCAG CCTCTGGTGGAGAAAGCAGTTGCTCCTCTGAAGATGAAGGAGACATTCAG TGTGAGATTCTGGAGAAGCAGAGGGATGAAGCCAATCAGAAGCTATCTGAGATGGAGGAAG TGTCCTCTCAGCTGTTGAAGGAGATGGAAGTTCTGGAGATGCAGTTCCAGATTGAACGCTCCTGCAGGGAGAGTGCAGAGGCCCTGGCTGTCAAG GTGACCAAAGACAACAAGGTTCTGAAGAGGAAGAGCCAGGCTCTGTTGCCATTCATCCCAGAGCTTCCTGAAAACCTGGAGGCTGACCTTGGGGTCGATCCCGACCCTGATGGGGACAGCGGGGAGGATGCTGTGCTGCAAGGACAGGCCCAGATAAGAG AACTGCAGGCCTCGGTGGACCAGCTGTTGGGGGAGAAGCTGCGGCTGTGTGAGCAGGTGGAGGCCCTGAGGGCAGAGCAGAACCAGCTCAAAGAACAG CTGGCCCTAGAGATTGATGAGAGAGAGGCCATACTGAAGAAAGTCTCCAAACAGAACAAGACCATGAATAAGATGAAGAGAG TGTCCCAGCTTGTGACAGAGGAGTTCACAGAGATCAGTCAGAAACTGGAGCTGGAGGAGGGCCTCAGACAGCACGCAGAAGTCTTCGCCCACCAG GTGTTGGTGAAGCAGAAGCAAACCCAGAGGCAGAGCATGGTGTTGCAGCAGAGTTCAGAGACAAGTATGCAGCTACAACAGGCTTTGGAACAGGTGGCCCACATCAACAGTACCTTACAGGACATACAGCTCTACTACCGAAAccag GTGAAGCAGACCCAGTGTGCTCTGGAGGAGAGCAGTGTTCTGTCTGAGCTGCAGATTGTCAGAGGCCAGCTGGAGAgcagtgagaaggagaggagggccaTGGAGACCCATCTAAGGGAGGCGCAGATCACTGCCGCCCACCTCCAGGGAGAAG TGAAACATCTCCAGGATAGGCTGAAAGACCAGGTTTCCAAAGCTGACCAACCAGTGGAGGACAACTCAAccactgctgctcctcctcctcctcctcctccccctccccctcctcccccctccccctcctcccctcccctgcccccaACTCCCTCCAGCACTGTTGTTGA TCAACTTGTCGTCCTGCGCAACAAGAGGAAGGAGTCCGTCAACAACACTGATAAGAATA aGCCAGATCCTTCTGTGGACATGAAGACCCGAGCGGTGGatgagatgatggagaggataaAGAAAGGCATCGTCCTGAGACCCACCCTGAGACCACAG CCTGGATCAGAAGATGACAGTGCCTGGAGG GACCATAGGAGTGAGAAGAGAAAGTCAGCCGTGCTGGATCTAAAAGGAATGCTG GACACCATGAATCGCCCAGGCCACAGGAGGGCGGGGTCACGGAAGAGGATAAGCCGAAACGTAGGGGAGGCGGAGCTACATCTGGTGCTACTGAGGAGGAGGCGGGCCATGGGGGATGGACAGGACACCCCCGGACCCTCCCCAACCCCCTCCCCAGCCCCTCCCACCACCAAAATCCAAG GTCCCCAGCCGGGTGGCCCAGCAGCAGGTGCCCTTCTCTGCGCAGGAGAGCGTGGCAGCACCCCTGTGCTCAGGAGGCTCcagcagaacagagagaagaggaactCTCGTATCAGATCATCAGAACTGATCATCTGCCAGGAGGAGATCTAA
- the LOC112259892 gene encoding shootin-1 isoform X2: protein MWTQGEDTNAAASGGESSCSSEDEGDIQCEILEKQRDEANQKLSEMEEVSSQLLKEMEVLEMQFQIERSCRESAEALAVKVTKDNKVLKRKSQALLPFIPELPENLEADLGVDPDPDGDSGEDAVLQGQAQIRELQASVDQLLGEKLRLCEQVEALRAEQNQLKEQLALEIDEREAILKKVSKQNKTMNKMKRVSQLVTEEFTEISQKLELEEGLRQHAEVFAHQVLVKQKQTQRQSMVLQQSSETSMQLQQALEQVAHINSTLQDIQLYYRNQVKQTQCALEESSVLSELQIVRGQLESSEKERRAMETHLREAQITAAHLQGEEPDPSVDMKTRAVDEMMERIKKGIVLRPTLRPQPGSEDDSAWRDHRSEKRKSAVLDLKGMLDTMNRPGHRRAGSRKRISRNVGEAELHLVLLRRRRAMGDGQDTPGPSPTPSPAPPTTKIQGPQPGGPAAGALLCAGERGSTPVLRRLQQNREKRNSRIRSSELIICQEEI, encoded by the exons ATGTGGACCCAAGGGGAAGACACCAACGCTGCAG CCTCTGGTGGAGAAAGCAGTTGCTCCTCTGAAGATGAAGGAGACATTCAG TGTGAGATTCTGGAGAAGCAGAGGGATGAAGCCAATCAGAAGCTATCTGAGATGGAGGAAG TGTCCTCTCAGCTGTTGAAGGAGATGGAAGTTCTGGAGATGCAGTTCCAGATTGAACGCTCCTGCAGGGAGAGTGCAGAGGCCCTGGCTGTCAAG GTGACCAAAGACAACAAGGTTCTGAAGAGGAAGAGCCAGGCTCTGTTGCCATTCATCCCAGAGCTTCCTGAAAACCTGGAGGCTGACCTTGGGGTCGATCCCGACCCTGATGGGGACAGCGGGGAGGATGCTGTGCTGCAAGGACAGGCCCAGATAAGAG AACTGCAGGCCTCGGTGGACCAGCTGTTGGGGGAGAAGCTGCGGCTGTGTGAGCAGGTGGAGGCCCTGAGGGCAGAGCAGAACCAGCTCAAAGAACAG CTGGCCCTAGAGATTGATGAGAGAGAGGCCATACTGAAGAAAGTCTCCAAACAGAACAAGACCATGAATAAGATGAAGAGAG TGTCCCAGCTTGTGACAGAGGAGTTCACAGAGATCAGTCAGAAACTGGAGCTGGAGGAGGGCCTCAGACAGCACGCAGAAGTCTTCGCCCACCAG GTGTTGGTGAAGCAGAAGCAAACCCAGAGGCAGAGCATGGTGTTGCAGCAGAGTTCAGAGACAAGTATGCAGCTACAACAGGCTTTGGAACAGGTGGCCCACATCAACAGTACCTTACAGGACATACAGCTCTACTACCGAAAccag GTGAAGCAGACCCAGTGTGCTCTGGAGGAGAGCAGTGTTCTGTCTGAGCTGCAGATTGTCAGAGGCCAGCTGGAGAgcagtgagaaggagaggagggccaTGGAGACCCATCTAAGGGAGGCGCAGATCACTGCCGCCCACCTCCAGGGAGAAG aGCCAGATCCTTCTGTGGACATGAAGACCCGAGCGGTGGatgagatgatggagaggataaAGAAAGGCATCGTCCTGAGACCCACCCTGAGACCACAG CCTGGATCAGAAGATGACAGTGCCTGGAGG GACCATAGGAGTGAGAAGAGAAAGTCAGCCGTGCTGGATCTAAAAGGAATGCTG GACACCATGAATCGCCCAGGCCACAGGAGGGCGGGGTCACGGAAGAGGATAAGCCGAAACGTAGGGGAGGCGGAGCTACATCTGGTGCTACTGAGGAGGAGGCGGGCCATGGGGGATGGACAGGACACCCCCGGACCCTCCCCAACCCCCTCCCCAGCCCCTCCCACCACCAAAATCCAAG GTCCCCAGCCGGGTGGCCCAGCAGCAGGTGCCCTTCTCTGCGCAGGAGAGCGTGGCAGCACCCCTGTGCTCAGGAGGCTCcagcagaacagagagaagaggaactCTCGTATCAGATCATCAGAACTGATCATCTGCCAGGAGGAGATCTAA